A window of Chitinophaga sp. MM2321 contains these coding sequences:
- a CDS encoding TonB-dependent receptor plug domain-containing protein, whose translation MQPKNFIITGTLLLQVIITQAQQAPQAATNGRGRANDQKSLTDTTVLLKGATVISKTHTRELKESGFAVNAIDTKIFANTTADMNSVLNRTTGVKVREQGGVGSDFNFSINGLSGKAIRFFIDGVPMDVMGSTMTLNNIPVNLAERIEVYKGVLPVSLGADALGGAVNLVTNQTVKNYLDASYSFGSFNTHRAAITGQATNQKTGIITRLSAFYNYSNNDYKMKGMEIWDDNQQEYVKKDLRRFHDQYRSAMVQGEIGITHKKWADVFFLGAGYSATDREIQTGTNPDNVYGDATQNGDAFNASLRYKKTDLFTKGLELSIFASHTADKYQVTDTAGYRYFWDGSRIYTNQAEMGSIKALTHINRPRNFARMNFSYNINTVHSLNLNYTFDQVKNHNYNELITDEDHNPGKIGKHILGLAYQQNLLEGRWTNTFFGKYYGMDMRQPETVSSTGAVTTASDFTSKFGYGVASRLKLTSTLGIKASYEKAYRLQEVGEMFGNGYDQIANPKLRPENSNNFNAGAYYAVQKGPHRFFAEAGWYFRDAADFIYSVVYQSNAKVSRFENTSKVQVNGLEAELQYDYKDLLHMNINGSYQNAVNNTKYPQGSNSGTIEATYKNKIPNMPWLYGNAAISIGKNDLLGKNTRLQLNWDMQYVHWFYLTWESYGSKYSNNKIPDQYIQNASLTYSLQNGKYNISAECKNFTDALAYDNFRLQKPGRALFVKFRYFLK comes from the coding sequence ATGCAACCAAAGAACTTCATTATCACCGGCACCTTATTGTTGCAGGTGATCATTACACAGGCACAACAGGCTCCCCAGGCGGCTACTAATGGCCGCGGACGGGCAAACGATCAAAAATCCCTGACAGATACCACCGTGCTCCTGAAAGGCGCCACGGTTATATCTAAAACACATACCCGTGAATTAAAGGAAAGCGGCTTTGCTGTAAATGCCATCGACACCAAGATATTTGCCAATACCACCGCTGATATGAACAGTGTCCTAAACCGCACTACCGGCGTGAAAGTACGGGAACAGGGCGGCGTAGGCTCCGATTTCAACTTCTCTATCAATGGTCTTTCCGGCAAAGCCATCCGCTTTTTTATTGATGGCGTGCCTATGGATGTAATGGGTAGCACCATGACCCTTAATAATATCCCCGTCAACCTGGCGGAACGGATTGAAGTATATAAAGGCGTGCTGCCAGTGTCTCTCGGCGCGGATGCCCTGGGCGGCGCTGTTAACCTGGTCACCAACCAAACTGTAAAGAATTACCTGGATGCCAGCTACAGCTTTGGCTCTTTTAATACCCATCGCGCAGCCATCACCGGACAGGCCACTAACCAGAAAACCGGTATCATTACCCGTTTAAGCGCCTTCTATAATTACTCCAACAACGATTATAAGATGAAAGGCATGGAGATATGGGATGATAACCAGCAGGAATATGTGAAAAAAGACCTCCGCCGCTTTCATGACCAATACCGCTCCGCCATGGTACAGGGAGAAATCGGCATTACCCATAAAAAATGGGCTGATGTGTTCTTCCTGGGGGCAGGCTACTCTGCCACCGACCGGGAAATACAAACCGGTACCAACCCTGACAACGTATATGGTGACGCCACCCAAAACGGGGACGCCTTCAACGCTTCCTTACGCTACAAAAAGACTGACCTGTTTACCAAAGGACTGGAACTGAGCATATTCGCTTCCCATACAGCCGATAAATACCAGGTGACTGATACCGCAGGATACCGCTACTTCTGGGATGGTTCCCGGATATATACCAACCAGGCTGAAATGGGCTCCATAAAAGCCCTTACCCATATTAACCGTCCCCGGAACTTTGCCAGGATGAACTTCAGCTATAACATCAATACCGTACACTCGCTGAACCTGAACTATACGTTTGACCAGGTAAAGAACCATAACTATAATGAACTGATCACCGACGAGGACCATAACCCCGGCAAGATCGGCAAGCATATACTGGGACTCGCCTATCAGCAAAACCTGCTGGAAGGACGATGGACCAATACCTTCTTTGGTAAATACTATGGCATGGATATGCGCCAGCCCGAAACCGTTTCCAGCACCGGTGCTGTCACCACTGCTTCTGATTTCACCAGTAAATTCGGATATGGTGTCGCTTCCCGTTTGAAGCTTACATCAACCCTCGGCATAAAAGCATCTTACGAAAAAGCCTATCGCTTACAGGAAGTAGGAGAAATGTTTGGTAACGGCTACGACCAGATCGCCAACCCCAAACTAAGACCTGAAAACAGTAACAACTTTAACGCCGGCGCCTACTACGCCGTTCAGAAAGGCCCCCACCGCTTCTTTGCAGAAGCAGGTTGGTATTTCCGGGATGCAGCCGACTTCATCTACTCCGTAGTATACCAGTCGAATGCAAAAGTGAGTCGCTTTGAAAATACCTCCAAAGTGCAGGTAAACGGACTGGAAGCAGAACTGCAGTATGATTACAAAGATCTGTTACACATGAATATAAACGGCAGCTATCAGAATGCTGTCAACAATACCAAATATCCGCAAGGCAGCAACTCCGGTACCATAGAGGCTACCTATAAAAATAAGATCCCCAATATGCCCTGGCTGTACGGGAACGCCGCTATCAGCATTGGTAAAAATGACCTGCTGGGTAAAAACACCCGCCTGCAGCTGAACTGGGATATGCAGTATGTACACTGGTTTTATTTAACCTGGGAATCTTACGGTTCCAAATACAGTAATAACAAAATACCGGATCAGTACATCCAGAATGCTTCGCTGACCTATTCCCTGCAGAACGGCAAATACAATATTTCTGCCGAATGCAAAAATTTCACCGATGCACTGGCTTACGACAACTTCCGCCTGCAAAAACCAGGCAGGGCATTGTTTGTTAAGTTCCGTTACTTCCTTAAATAA
- a CDS encoding DUF4374 domain-containing protein — translation MLAIKKKLLYTGALISLLSSCTKNDTPEPDVPADYGIWLQLGSWPNTTQYVVGVNSLESGTVSLIGNGANVTNKADYGIIPHNGFYYYPSTSSTNGRFSKFEMKMNSLATVKQVPFTFQTGVSGYTWANDTALVLIGTNGDRNKILCSVVNSNTLSIQNVELPGQPIPAGFKYISTSSVEYLNGKLFIAMAYTTDWPAPAYAKAIVAIYDYASLTLVKLIEDARTVGMGQSDMWMSGSVVDQKGDLYMLANPSWMGTGPSAIYRIKSGTTEFDPAYFFNLSTSSLAGATVALWGIGNSQAIVKYENPDATKDDADANHIYSYAVINLSDGTVAKKLTDLPLDKGEMLETVTVSNEKAYIMVNAQSGKDYVWVYDIAAGTVKPGLEIVGGYDYMLRVDKFK, via the coding sequence ATGTTAGCTATCAAAAAGAAATTATTATATACCGGTGCTTTGATCAGTTTACTGAGTTCCTGTACCAAAAACGACACCCCCGAACCGGATGTACCGGCCGACTACGGCATATGGCTGCAATTAGGCAGCTGGCCCAACACCACCCAATATGTGGTGGGCGTTAATTCACTAGAAAGTGGTACCGTGAGCCTCATCGGCAATGGCGCCAACGTTACCAACAAAGCGGACTACGGTATCATCCCGCACAATGGCTTCTATTATTACCCGAGTACCAGCTCTACCAACGGCCGCTTCTCCAAATTTGAAATGAAAATGAATTCCCTCGCTACTGTAAAGCAGGTGCCGTTTACTTTTCAGACAGGCGTAAGCGGTTATACGTGGGCCAACGATACGGCGCTTGTATTGATCGGCACCAATGGAGATCGCAATAAAATATTATGTTCTGTAGTCAACAGCAATACCCTGAGTATTCAGAATGTGGAACTACCGGGGCAACCGATTCCAGCAGGCTTTAAATATATCTCTACCAGCAGTGTAGAATACCTCAATGGTAAATTGTTCATCGCCATGGCTTATACCACCGACTGGCCCGCACCGGCTTATGCAAAAGCCATTGTAGCCATTTACGATTACGCTTCCCTTACGCTGGTAAAACTAATCGAAGATGCACGTACCGTGGGCATGGGACAATCCGATATGTGGATGTCCGGCTCAGTGGTAGATCAGAAAGGCGACCTGTACATGCTCGCTAACCCGAGCTGGATGGGCACCGGCCCGTCGGCGATATACCGGATAAAAAGCGGTACAACCGAATTTGATCCGGCCTACTTCTTTAATCTCAGTACTTCTTCTCTTGCAGGAGCTACTGTTGCCCTCTGGGGTATTGGCAACAGTCAGGCGATCGTTAAATACGAAAACCCGGACGCTACCAAAGATGACGCTGACGCCAATCATATTTATTCCTATGCCGTTATCAATCTCTCCGACGGTACCGTTGCGAAAAAACTCACCGACCTTCCGCTGGATAAAGGCGAAATGCTGGAAACCGTAACGGTAAGCAACGAAAAAGCTTATATTATGGTGAATGCACAAAGCGGAAAAGATTATGTATGGGTGTATGATATTGCAGCCGGCACCGTGAAGCCTGGCCTGGAAATCGTAGGTGGTTACGATTACATGCTGCGCGTTGATAAATTTAAATAA
- a CDS encoding PepSY-associated TM helix domain-containing protein, with translation MMSFSKINAWLHLWLGLVSGAIVFFISVTGCILVFEEDIKLLTRPYMHAEASANTPLLPPSVLAAAAEKRMPGLQANNIRYQGPGRAAEVSFRSDSVVYVDPYTAKVTAIVDHEDFFHEITEGHTSLWLPPKAGRMVVTYSTLVFTILLITGMIIWWPKKWNRYNIRNAFTILWKAKFKRVNYDLHNVLGFYTLPVTLIIAYSGLFMGLGWVAKSSYWIASGGQSMPAYYEPHSDTTLIAGGTPLTVIDQVWEKSIKELSSPLSEALIIGIPDSKEEAVYVYTNTEGPRYQVHYFDQVSGALLKGTGTDVTRFSEANGGDQLRRLNYSLHVGSIWGFPSKLIYFLASFVAASLPVTGFYIWWGKRKKKRTALRKECQEVVI, from the coding sequence ATGATGTCTTTTTCAAAAATAAATGCCTGGCTGCATCTCTGGCTGGGGCTCGTTTCAGGGGCTATTGTTTTCTTTATATCTGTGACCGGTTGTATACTCGTGTTTGAAGAAGATATAAAATTACTGACCCGTCCTTATATGCATGCGGAAGCATCGGCCAATACGCCCCTTCTTCCACCTTCTGTGCTGGCAGCAGCGGCAGAAAAGCGGATGCCCGGCCTCCAGGCCAATAACATCCGGTACCAGGGCCCGGGCAGAGCAGCGGAAGTGTCTTTCCGCTCCGATTCTGTTGTGTACGTCGATCCCTACACCGCAAAGGTGACGGCTATTGTGGATCATGAAGATTTTTTCCATGAAATCACGGAAGGTCACACTTCGCTGTGGTTGCCACCCAAAGCCGGTCGCATGGTGGTTACTTACAGCACGCTGGTATTTACCATCCTGCTGATCACCGGCATGATAATATGGTGGCCAAAGAAATGGAACCGGTACAATATCCGCAACGCCTTTACTATTTTATGGAAAGCAAAGTTTAAACGGGTCAACTATGATCTGCATAATGTACTGGGCTTTTATACCCTGCCTGTCACCCTGATCATTGCGTACTCCGGGTTGTTCATGGGATTGGGCTGGGTGGCTAAAAGCAGCTACTGGATAGCTTCCGGCGGACAGTCAATGCCGGCCTATTATGAACCGCACTCTGATACCACGCTGATTGCCGGTGGTACACCGCTGACGGTCATTGATCAGGTCTGGGAAAAATCCATCAAAGAATTATCATCTCCCCTCAGTGAAGCCCTCATCATCGGCATTCCCGATAGTAAGGAGGAAGCTGTATACGTATACACCAATACAGAAGGTCCGCGCTACCAGGTGCATTATTTTGACCAGGTAAGCGGCGCTTTACTAAAAGGCACCGGCACCGACGTTACCCGTTTTAGCGAAGCTAATGGTGGTGATCAGCTGCGCCGGCTCAATTATTCCCTGCACGTAGGCTCTATATGGGGATTTCCTTCAAAACTGATTTACTTCCTGGCTTCTTTTGTGGCGGCCAGTTTGCCGGTAACCGGTTTTTATATCTGGTGGGGTAAGCGGAAGAAAAAGAGAACAGCTTTGAGGAAAGAATGTCAGGAAGTAGTGATATAA